CCTGCCGCCGCCGGGCAGGGGCGCGGTGGAGGCGCTGGGCGCGCAGCTCCAGTCGCTGGAGCGCATGGGCCGCTACCTCCAGGACGCCGCCCGGCTGAGCGCGGGCAGCGTGACGTTGCGGCCGGTGGAGGGCGACCTGCGCCAGCCGCTGGAGGCCTCTCTCGCGCGGTGCCGCACCCTGGGGCCCGGCGTGCCGGTGGAGGTGACGGTGCCCCCGGAGGCGGTGGGCCTGAGGTTCGACCCGGAGCGGCTGGAGCAGGTGTTCGACGTGCTCCTGTCGAACGCGGCCCGGCAGGGCGGGGTGCGCGTGGAGCTCCAGTCGTCCGCGGAGCAGGTGCTGGTGCGCGTGAGCGACCCGGGGCCGGGCATCCCCGAAGCGGAGCTGCCCCGGCTGTTCCAGCCCTTCCCGGAGGGCCCCGCGCGCGAAGAGGCGCTGGGGCTCTACGTGGCCTCGGAGCTGGCGAAGCTACATGGCGGCGCGCTCTCCGCCGAGTCGCGCCCCGGGCAGGGCGCGACGTTCAGCGTGTCGCTGCCGCGCGTGGCCTGACGCCTCAGGCCTTCTGCGACTTCAGCATCCAGCCGATCATCTTGTAGAGCAGGCGGGCGCCCACGTTGGCGTCCCACTCGCTGCCCTCCGGGTCGGGGGCCACTTCGGTGAGGTCGAAGCCGACGATGGTGCGGCCCGAGCGCACGACGCCCGCGACGAGCGCGGTGGCCTCCGGGAAGGACAGGCCGCCGGGAACCGGGGTG
The sequence above is drawn from the Corallococcus sp. NCRR genome and encodes:
- a CDS encoding ATP-binding response regulator; the protein is MSLVLVADDEPAVLEVLSQVIEDLGHDVVRARDGEEALALARAHRPRLVVTDHMMPRMSGMELCSRLKQEPGLREVPIILLSAVLQQGSPDAAAFLNKPFEITDFEALVHDVLAKAPAAPPEPATPVEALSRWVAQSLQGPLEAAKHELRALRDLPPPGRGAVEALGAQLQSLERMGRYLQDAARLSAGSVTLRPVEGDLRQPLEASLARCRTLGPGVPVEVTVPPEAVGLRFDPERLEQVFDVLLSNAARQGGVRVELQSSAEQVLVRVSDPGPGIPEAELPRLFQPFPEGPAREEALGLYVASELAKLHGGALSAESRPGQGATFSVSLPRVA